A window from Leptospira meyeri encodes these proteins:
- the dcd gene encoding dCTP deaminase, which produces MILTGKEILKRLGNDIKIEPYDSNLLNPNSYNLRLHEDLLVYSEFPLDMKKPNPVQNLKIPDDGLLLEPGKLYLGRTIEFTETHNLVPMLEGRSSIGRLGMFVHITAGFGDVGFKGFWTLEIQVTHPLRVYAGVQICQIFYHTVEGEISEYKSGKYQANQGIQPSLLYKDFEKK; this is translated from the coding sequence GTGATTTTAACCGGAAAAGAAATTTTAAAACGACTAGGTAACGATATAAAAATCGAACCTTATGATTCTAACCTATTGAATCCAAATTCATATAATTTACGATTGCATGAAGATCTTTTGGTATATTCTGAATTTCCTTTGGATATGAAAAAACCAAATCCAGTTCAAAATTTAAAAATACCAGATGATGGATTACTATTAGAACCTGGAAAGTTGTATTTAGGTAGGACCATCGAATTTACTGAGACACACAATCTCGTGCCGATGTTAGAAGGTCGTTCTTCCATTGGGAGACTTGGAATGTTTGTCCATATCACTGCTGGATTTGGGGATGTTGGGTTTAAGGGATTTTGGACTTTAGAAATCCAAGTGACTCATCCACTGCGTGTGTATGCAGGTGTTCAAATCTGTCAGATCTTTTATCATACTGTGGAAGGGGAAATCAGCGAATACAAATCAGGAAAATACCAAGCCAACCAAGGCATCCAACCTTCCTTATTGTATAAAGACTTTGAAAAGAAATAA
- a CDS encoding DUF2147 domain-containing protein, which translates to MNQKLVLSVWTAILFAGSSLLAQEADVAVGRYLPPEKDSVIEIFKCGDKYCGKTVCIKDNAYPEKEKDKGVPGTPYLDHNNEDPKLRNRPNLGMVFITGFDYVGEGVYKNGKIYNPRDGKTYCGKFTSLEGGNRLDLKGTLCSITFIGKTNNWVKLGGVNLDDPKWDCTFKAKK; encoded by the coding sequence ATGAATCAAAAACTTGTTTTAAGTGTATGGACGGCAATTCTCTTCGCCGGAAGTTCTCTACTAGCCCAAGAAGCAGACGTAGCCGTAGGCCGGTATTTACCCCCTGAAAAAGACTCAGTCATTGAAATTTTCAAATGTGGTGATAAATACTGTGGTAAAACGGTTTGTATCAAAGACAACGCCTACCCTGAAAAAGAAAAAGATAAAGGTGTTCCAGGTACTCCCTACCTCGATCACAATAATGAAGATCCAAAACTTAGAAACCGTCCCAACTTAGGTATGGTATTTATTACTGGATTTGACTACGTCGGTGAAGGTGTTTATAAAAACGGAAAGATTTATAACCCTCGTGACGGAAAAACCTACTGTGGAAAATTCACTTCTCTCGAAGGTGGAAATCGACTGGATCTAAAGGGAACACTTTGTTCCATTACCTTTATCGGAAAAACAAACAACTGGGTAAAACTTGGTGGTGTGAATCTCGACGACCCTAAATGGGACTGTACGTTTAAAGCTAAAAAATAA
- a CDS encoding methyl-accepting chemotaxis protein — protein sequence MFHFRSNDSTREFLIRNRKSIREHIIRNTSIEESNDSEIVDLLELQRKLRGLITSSADEIAVSILGTSTNLKNIEHLQSQFVTGLSHFSDISANLASSAEELDAVIHSVSFQISETLKTFDATGQRNIELVNSLEKTTKEIETIAKQSLWVKVENQKNEVEIQLLYNDLQKINENIQLVKDISDRTNLLALNASIEAARAGEEGRGFSVVADGVSKLAENTKVAVKTIQESAQHIRSRFLEFQENSKTRTSVLIEIIEKIQAIESSVLSNRKESKTNLSEIQILITQFHDLEFKLREVGVASLNIANDSTSISNQVHVLSDHSVRTKTDFDAIFTKIENTVKLITNQNSVWLLEFIFQRRLDHIHWVQAVDQAIATGNVNLFPQLNHTLCKMGLWYYQSSVLDAKQKAIHDQLEIPHRELHSCAIHIKEAIVQNDAAKVKQERSKLQENFIELSKIFDSYIQYLEIKTMEDQGLTSIN from the coding sequence ATGTTTCATTTTAGATCAAACGACTCTACAAGAGAGTTTTTAATACGGAATCGTAAATCGATCCGTGAACATATCATTCGTAACACTTCCATAGAGGAATCGAATGATTCTGAGATTGTAGATCTTTTAGAATTACAACGAAAATTACGAGGTTTAATTACTTCCTCTGCTGATGAAATTGCTGTTTCTATCCTCGGAACCTCAACCAACCTTAAGAATATTGAGCACCTACAGTCACAATTTGTAACAGGGCTTTCGCATTTTAGTGATATTTCTGCCAATCTAGCAAGTAGTGCGGAAGAATTAGATGCGGTGATTCATTCTGTTTCATTTCAAATTTCAGAAACGTTAAAAACTTTTGATGCCACGGGACAAAGAAATATTGAGTTAGTTAACAGTTTAGAAAAGACAACAAAAGAGATTGAAACGATCGCTAAACAATCATTATGGGTAAAAGTTGAAAACCAAAAAAATGAAGTAGAAATTCAACTTTTATATAACGATCTTCAGAAGATTAACGAAAATATCCAATTGGTTAAAGATATTTCGGATCGTACAAATCTTCTGGCACTCAATGCATCCATTGAAGCGGCTCGGGCTGGTGAAGAAGGGAGAGGTTTTTCTGTGGTAGCGGATGGGGTTTCGAAGTTGGCCGAAAATACAAAAGTAGCAGTCAAAACAATCCAAGAATCTGCTCAACATATTCGGTCTCGATTTTTGGAATTTCAAGAAAATTCAAAAACTAGAACTTCTGTTCTCATCGAAATCATCGAAAAAATCCAAGCCATTGAATCTTCCGTTCTCTCTAATAGAAAAGAATCAAAAACAAATTTAAGTGAAATTCAGATTTTGATTACTCAATTCCATGATTTGGAATTCAAACTTCGCGAAGTAGGGGTTGCTTCTCTGAACATTGCCAATGATTCTACAAGTATATCCAACCAGGTTCACGTACTTTCAGATCATAGTGTTCGAACAAAAACGGACTTTGACGCAATTTTTACTAAAATTGAAAATACTGTAAAACTGATTACGAATCAAAATTCGGTTTGGTTATTGGAATTCATTTTTCAAAGAAGATTAGATCATATCCATTGGGTGCAAGCAGTTGACCAAGCAATTGCAACTGGAAATGTAAATTTATTCCCGCAGTTAAACCATACCCTCTGTAAAATGGGTTTGTGGTACTACCAAAGCTCAGTATTGGATGCAAAACAAAAAGCAATACATGATCAGTTGGAAATACCCCATCGTGAGTTGCATTCTTGTGCTATCCATATCAAAGAAGCTATTGTTCAAAACGATGCGGCGAAGGTTAAACAAGAGAGATCCAAATTACAAGAAAACTTTATAGAACTCAGCAAAATATTCGATTCCTATATTCAGTATTTAGAAATCAAAACGATGGAGGATCAGGGACTAACCTCAATTAATTGA
- a CDS encoding SpoIIE family protein phosphatase: MSESILSVDHILTNYYTFGSLIVTVLLAVLTTFFFSLKDRTVATKHMGLACLFLCLFQFGYLLGAFYYHPIASYHRWITGGFIIFGIIHFGQFFFRFPDNEDKKVATIIQFVLYAIAIVVVLWFLVTVSQGERKYHFTAHHWDFNSEGPSRILSLFIAAYSFINFLILPGYRLFHVKKEKRGTLFIMLIAALIAAVVPNITNVMSRDGAMERSTYLTALVLLFTFTFFIITISFINNSSERTTFMVKIVGISFVTILLIMQAFSYLVDQEKETSFDNTAIQKALRVAEGGERSKDILFVIESDSSGQSLKKAYLPSSVNLDLPLVQADLYNTALYDEVVNISEVDYRKTLKASLTKTPYYFEGYKNAIVQFLEENPDTEGAELKAEVSKLIEKLNRRTFINTNKLADILPDQFCEEGVKYVEKVKNVDTFRDAILKHVSDCKWDGKEISGADLRVEMLKFFRYFKPDLTRHYRKDLDGVSHYIAYMTYDAKNKINREVGFNYRDYRAYMHKSAKLELVILAIVMFVLLVVFPLFFRSALVNPLYALLAGVEKVNQGNLEVEVPIKVNDEIGYLAESFNGMVSSIRDARRELQDYAENLEEKVKERTKELQEKMDEIHRLKVQQDGDYFLTSLLAKPLFFNANKSDNIRCDFFVHQKKTFEFRNKTGDLGGDICITGNLKLGKPDDFHRYTMVMNGDAMGKSMQGAGGSLVMGVVMNSIMARSAGNKRILNRTPEEWLTDVYEEVNAVFKSFSGTMVISATVMLIDDESGKIWYFNAEHPYSILYRDGKASFIEEELKLRKLGLDSEYPFEVQTFQLLPGDQLILGSDGRDDIDLTPDEDVRTINEDETMVLRFVEQADGDIYEVEKLVKKAGDVTDDISMLSVVFKSEKTPVLHTPEKDDLSHQPVDDFFDTPGDDWDEALTTSGAFEEGKILYQNGEIERAITVMKKAFLGDPSNQKLNKFLGLVSYKGKEYDIAAKVLTEFLKENEGSGEYWYYLAMSEKKLGNYESALKAAQEALKYDPENFQNLINLADVSRLLGNVDRAVTYVTRAQSIDPTNKNVLKLSKLLEKATSLN; the protein is encoded by the coding sequence ATGAGTGAAAGCATATTATCCGTTGACCACATACTAACAAATTATTACACATTCGGTAGTTTAATTGTCACTGTCCTCCTTGCGGTCTTGACTACATTCTTTTTCTCCTTAAAAGACAGAACGGTTGCGACCAAACATATGGGGCTCGCTTGTTTGTTTTTATGCCTGTTCCAATTCGGATACTTATTAGGGGCTTTTTACTACCATCCTATTGCTTCCTACCACCGTTGGATCACCGGAGGATTCATTATCTTTGGAATCATTCATTTTGGTCAGTTCTTCTTCCGTTTTCCAGACAATGAAGATAAAAAAGTAGCTACCATCATTCAGTTCGTTCTGTATGCGATTGCTATCGTTGTCGTTTTGTGGTTTCTTGTTACCGTTTCTCAAGGAGAAAGAAAATACCACTTCACTGCTCACCACTGGGATTTTAACTCCGAAGGGCCAAGTAGGATTTTAAGTTTATTCATCGCTGCTTATTCATTTATCAACTTCTTAATTTTACCGGGATATCGATTGTTCCATGTGAAAAAGGAAAAACGGGGAACCCTTTTCATTATGTTGATTGCCGCACTCATAGCAGCAGTCGTACCAAACATAACAAATGTTATGAGCCGGGATGGTGCAATGGAACGATCCACTTATCTCACAGCTCTCGTATTACTTTTTACTTTCACATTTTTTATCATTACAATTTCCTTTATCAACAACAGTAGCGAAAGAACAACCTTTATGGTTAAAATTGTAGGAATTTCATTTGTGACAATCCTACTCATCATGCAGGCTTTCAGTTACTTAGTTGACCAGGAAAAAGAAACCTCTTTTGATAATACAGCAATCCAAAAGGCCCTCCGTGTAGCGGAAGGAGGAGAACGTTCCAAAGATATATTATTTGTCATTGAATCTGATTCTTCAGGCCAAAGTTTAAAAAAAGCTTACTTACCTTCATCTGTTAATTTAGATTTGCCATTAGTACAGGCAGATCTTTACAATACGGCGTTGTATGATGAAGTAGTCAATATCAGTGAAGTTGATTACAGAAAAACTCTCAAAGCCAGTTTAACAAAAACTCCTTATTACTTTGAGGGTTATAAAAATGCAATTGTCCAATTTTTAGAAGAGAATCCTGATACTGAAGGCGCCGAATTAAAAGCTGAAGTTTCCAAATTAATTGAAAAACTCAATCGTAGAACCTTCATCAACACGAATAAACTCGCAGACATTTTACCTGATCAGTTTTGTGAAGAAGGCGTCAAATACGTTGAAAAAGTAAAAAACGTAGACACTTTCCGTGATGCCATTCTCAAACATGTAAGCGATTGTAAATGGGACGGTAAAGAAATATCAGGGGCGGACCTCCGAGTGGAAATGTTGAAGTTCTTCCGATATTTCAAACCGGATTTAACCAGACACTATAGAAAAGATTTGGACGGTGTTTCGCATTACATCGCTTACATGACTTATGATGCGAAAAATAAAATCAACAGAGAAGTTGGTTTTAACTACCGTGACTATCGTGCCTACATGCACAAATCAGCAAAACTCGAACTAGTGATCCTTGCAATTGTGATGTTCGTTTTATTAGTCGTATTCCCGTTATTCTTTCGATCAGCACTTGTCAACCCCCTTTATGCCCTACTCGCTGGGGTTGAAAAAGTAAACCAAGGAAATTTAGAAGTAGAAGTTCCGATCAAGGTAAATGATGAGATTGGTTATTTAGCTGAATCATTCAATGGGATGGTGTCTTCCATTCGAGATGCAAGACGGGAACTGCAAGACTACGCAGAGAATCTAGAAGAAAAAGTAAAAGAAAGAACAAAAGAACTTCAAGAAAAAATGGATGAGATCCATCGATTGAAAGTGCAACAAGATGGTGACTACTTCCTTACTTCTCTACTGGCAAAACCATTATTTTTTAATGCAAATAAATCAGACAACATCCGTTGTGACTTCTTTGTTCACCAAAAGAAAACTTTCGAATTCCGCAATAAAACCGGCGATCTCGGTGGCGATATTTGTATCACAGGAAACTTAAAATTAGGAAAACCTGATGATTTCCATCGTTATACGATGGTGATGAACGGTGATGCAATGGGAAAATCGATGCAAGGTGCCGGTGGTTCCTTGGTAATGGGTGTGGTTATGAATTCCATCATGGCTCGGTCCGCAGGTAACAAACGAATCCTCAATCGAACACCCGAAGAATGGCTTACCGACGTATATGAAGAGGTAAATGCTGTATTCAAATCCTTTAGTGGAACGATGGTAATCTCTGCAACTGTCATGTTGATTGATGATGAATCAGGAAAAATCTGGTATTTTAACGCAGAACACCCTTACAGCATTCTTTATCGAGATGGAAAAGCAAGTTTCATAGAGGAAGAATTGAAACTTCGTAAACTTGGATTGGATTCTGAATATCCGTTCGAAGTACAAACATTCCAACTTTTACCTGGTGACCAATTAATCCTTGGTTCAGATGGACGTGATGATATTGACTTAACTCCGGATGAAGACGTAAGGACAATCAACGAAGATGAAACGATGGTTCTGCGATTTGTGGAACAGGCAGATGGTGATATCTATGAAGTTGAAAAATTAGTCAAAAAAGCAGGGGATGTAACAGATGATATCTCCATGCTCAGCGTTGTTTTCAAAAGTGAAAAGACTCCTGTTCTTCATACTCCAGAAAAAGATGATCTTTCCCACCAGCCGGTTGATGACTTTTTTGACACGCCAGGTGATGATTGGGACGAGGCACTCACAACTTCGGGTGCATTTGAAGAAGGAAAAATTCTCTACCAAAACGGTGAGATTGAAAGAGCCATTACCGTTATGAAAAAAGCCTTCCTTGGTGATCCAAGCAACCAAAAACTAAATAAATTTTTAGGTCTCGTAAGTTACAAAGGAAAGGAATACGATATTGCAGCAAAAGTTCTTACAGAATTCCTAAAAGAAAATGAAGGTTCTGGTGAGTATTGGTACTACTTAGCAATGTCCGAGAAAAAACTCGGAAATTACGAAAGTGCACTAAAAGCTGCACAAGAAGCATTAAAATACGATCCGGAAAATTTCCAAAACCTTATTAACCTTGCTGACGTTAGTCGATTGCTTGGGAATGTTGATCGAGCCGTTACTTATGTCACTCGGGCTCAATCTATTGACCCAACAAATAAAAACGTCCTCAAACTTTCAAAGTTGTTGGAAAAAGCGACTAGCCTCAATTAA
- the mpl36 gene encoding RlpA family plasminogen-binding lipoprotein MPL36, translating to MQRLILLSIVLWLVSCSSADATRRDYSASGDPEDIFFERSGKSKPASNTKSDDPVARSIIDDLDSNAKTTTPTVVAAIPTKKPTTQFDEVGLSSWYGQKFQGRPTASGEPFDRMKMTGAHRTLPIGSVVKIQNLENNKEAVVRINDRGPFVDERIVDVSEKTAEILEFKDKGVTKVGIKVLKKGEDDLADDLDDADLLDDAPAKPEKLTPVKPGAVKPVAAGKGFTVQVGVFQEKERALKYQENMKSEYNQSVFVTPRDGKFVVQVGDFADRAKAESLKSKLKYDGIDCFIANR from the coding sequence ATGCAAAGACTCATACTTTTATCCATAGTATTGTGGCTAGTATCCTGCAGTTCAGCAGATGCCACCCGTAGAGATTATAGTGCTTCCGGCGATCCGGAGGATATTTTTTTTGAACGTTCTGGGAAGTCAAAACCAGCAAGTAACACCAAGTCAGATGACCCAGTGGCTCGTTCTATCATTGACGATTTAGATTCCAATGCAAAAACTACAACACCAACTGTTGTAGCGGCCATCCCAACAAAAAAACCAACAACACAATTTGATGAAGTGGGTTTATCTTCTTGGTATGGACAAAAATTCCAAGGTCGCCCTACTGCAAGCGGTGAACCTTTTGACCGCATGAAAATGACAGGCGCGCATAGAACACTTCCCATTGGGAGTGTGGTCAAAATCCAAAACTTAGAAAACAACAAAGAAGCTGTCGTACGGATCAATGACCGCGGTCCATTTGTTGATGAACGAATTGTGGATGTATCGGAAAAAACAGCAGAGATCCTCGAATTTAAGGACAAAGGGGTTACCAAAGTTGGGATCAAAGTTCTTAAAAAAGGGGAAGATGATCTCGCCGATGATTTAGATGATGCTGACCTTCTTGACGATGCTCCTGCAAAACCAGAAAAACTGACTCCGGTAAAACCTGGTGCAGTGAAACCAGTTGCGGCTGGCAAAGGATTTACTGTGCAAGTAGGGGTGTTTCAAGAAAAAGAAAGAGCCCTGAAATACCAAGAAAACATGAAATCTGAATACAACCAATCTGTGTTCGTCACTCCCCGAGATGGAAAGTTTGTCGTTCAAGTTGGTGATTTTGCTGACCGCGCGAAAGCAGAATCTCTCAAATCAAAATTAAAATACGATGGGATTGATTGTTTTATCGCCAATCGTTAG
- a CDS encoding tetratricopeptide repeat protein gives MAQEIQALFNEAVRLERNGEWDRAESQYKLLLEKDPNYHLALQNLGVVYAKQGKHADAIPLFSRAYKLHANVKNCYNLAVSLYKHEETEKAISFLKQTLTFEKKFISAHLLLAQAYQKLGNDEKTEVYLNNVIKIEPNHKSALGGLAMFYYERNRFPESLKMIERYLILYPGNAQLKIIQSEILAKQGNYKASATLLSAMVKEDVGFTNFNESLQAAWKEEDEVVHESLVRIQSKAKLKLKEFQTKLELSKENPEEFSPPDAQEALDLSLLYLFNGNPEKAMQYLVFAQKMKEKTEPDRLP, from the coding sequence ATGGCACAAGAAATCCAAGCTTTATTCAATGAGGCGGTCCGTTTGGAACGAAACGGGGAATGGGACCGTGCCGAATCACAATACAAACTTCTTCTCGAAAAAGATCCTAATTATCATTTGGCATTGCAGAATTTGGGAGTGGTTTATGCAAAACAAGGAAAACATGCAGATGCCATCCCTTTGTTTTCTAGAGCTTATAAACTCCATGCAAATGTTAAAAACTGTTATAACTTGGCAGTTTCACTTTATAAACATGAAGAAACAGAAAAGGCGATAAGTTTTCTCAAACAAACTTTAACCTTTGAAAAAAAATTTATTTCTGCGCATCTATTACTCGCTCAGGCCTATCAGAAATTAGGTAATGATGAGAAAACCGAAGTATATCTAAATAATGTAATTAAAATCGAACCAAACCATAAATCAGCTTTAGGAGGGCTTGCGATGTTTTATTACGAAAGGAATCGTTTTCCGGAAAGTTTAAAGATGATCGAACGTTATTTGATTTTGTATCCGGGAAATGCTCAATTAAAAATCATCCAATCAGAAATTCTCGCGAAACAGGGAAATTATAAAGCATCTGCCACTTTGCTTTCCGCAATGGTGAAAGAGGATGTGGGATTTACAAATTTTAATGAAAGTTTACAAGCTGCCTGGAAAGAAGAAGATGAAGTGGTCCACGAAAGTTTGGTTCGAATCCAATCCAAAGCAAAGCTGAAGTTAAAGGAATTTCAAACAAAACTGGAACTTTCTAAAGAGAACCCAGAAGAGTTCTCTCCTCCTGATGCACAGGAAGCATTGGATTTGAGTTTATTGTATCTTTTCAATGGAAACCCTGAAAAAGCGATGCAATATTTAGTATTTGCACAAAAGATGAAGGAAAAGACAGAACCAGATAGGTTACCTTAG
- a CDS encoding tetratricopeptide repeat protein, with product MRFRIFNILLLCLTLILLSCRYPIAKQDELESDTLFLEVPGSLATDCNAEGIQLSKTIQLDQAEVVWDKCIQTNPNEVVVHLNRLRFYFLLDEYETLKQKIAKEAPSRSSVTYTNILKELDLRLRTDERVVLLDALSRVKGWELYSYEELANYYLQTGNYSYAEGYFNQILEVVPFHENALYGMADIQVQKNNWYSLLDYAKSLEVAAKKNKEFHFYFVKANYELGRYDEALKWAESASTSEKTQISFLEVWRDTLSVLKDNPKWDNLLPYYRKAVEKGYSVPEPVFFPTLSKEGKDIRKAVRSGRS from the coding sequence TTGAGATTCCGCATTTTTAACATTCTACTCCTTTGCCTTACTTTGATTTTATTGAGTTGTCGTTATCCCATAGCAAAACAAGATGAATTAGAATCTGATACTTTGTTTTTGGAGGTTCCAGGTTCTCTTGCCACGGATTGCAATGCAGAAGGAATCCAATTGTCAAAAACCATTCAGTTGGACCAAGCGGAAGTTGTCTGGGACAAATGCATCCAAACCAACCCGAATGAAGTTGTTGTACATTTGAATCGACTTCGCTTTTATTTTTTGTTGGATGAATATGAAACTCTGAAACAAAAAATTGCTAAAGAAGCCCCATCACGCTCGTCAGTAACGTATACTAATATTTTAAAAGAATTGGACCTTCGTTTACGAACAGATGAACGAGTGGTTTTATTGGATGCACTTTCTCGAGTGAAAGGTTGGGAATTGTATTCCTATGAAGAGTTAGCAAATTACTATTTGCAAACGGGTAACTATTCTTATGCGGAAGGGTATTTTAATCAAATTTTGGAAGTAGTTCCATTTCATGAGAACGCCTTGTATGGAATGGCTGACATTCAAGTACAGAAAAATAACTGGTATAGTCTGCTCGATTATGCAAAGTCATTGGAAGTTGCTGCCAAAAAAAACAAAGAATTTCATTTTTATTTTGTAAAGGCCAATTACGAATTAGGGCGATATGATGAGGCACTGAAATGGGCGGAATCAGCATCAACTAGTGAAAAAACTCAAATAAGTTTTTTAGAAGTTTGGCGTGATACCTTGTCCGTATTAAAAGACAATCCCAAATGGGACAACCTCTTACCTTACTATCGTAAGGCAGTTGAAAAGGGATATTCCGTTCCTGAACCAGTTTTTTTCCCAACTCTTTCTAAAGAGGGGAAAGATATCAGAAAGGCCGTTCGTTCAGGTAGAAGTTAA
- the folP gene encoding dihydropteroate synthase, with translation MAEIFGILNITTDSFSDGGKFLNPDDAINQGTKLLQEGADWLDVSGQSSNINANLVSEDEEWKRVEPVIRHFVPKGVRISLDSFRPEVQRKGIEAGVRCLNDITGFTYDGDRSFLNSYIQKYPKLIFIIMHSHNKNIAKFKSDLNPEIVIKKIQVFFRDRRSELLAMGIPDSALLYDPGMGFFLSEDPLVSFRVLQELEILKLEFPQLMLGVSRKSFLGNVLGNLPTTEREFATLACELHLLKNKIPFIRTHNVLKLRQAEKIWNLCQGKE, from the coding sequence ATGGCCGAAATCTTCGGAATCTTAAACATTACAACAGACTCATTCAGCGACGGGGGTAAATTTCTAAACCCTGATGATGCAATCAACCAAGGAACTAAACTCCTACAAGAAGGGGCAGATTGGCTGGATGTATCAGGTCAATCATCTAACATCAATGCGAATTTAGTCTCTGAAGATGAAGAGTGGAAACGAGTGGAACCTGTCATCCGACATTTTGTTCCTAAAGGTGTTCGAATCAGTCTAGACAGTTTTCGTCCAGAAGTGCAAAGGAAGGGAATTGAAGCCGGAGTACGTTGTCTTAATGATATCACTGGATTTACCTACGACGGTGATCGTAGTTTTCTCAATTCATATATCCAAAAATACCCAAAACTCATATTCATCATCATGCATTCGCATAACAAAAATATTGCGAAATTTAAATCAGATTTAAACCCAGAAATTGTAATTAAGAAGATCCAAGTTTTTTTTAGGGATCGTCGTTCTGAACTTCTCGCAATGGGAATTCCAGATTCAGCTCTACTTTACGATCCTGGGATGGGGTTTTTTCTTAGTGAAGATCCATTGGTTTCTTTTCGAGTTTTACAAGAATTGGAAATTCTAAAATTGGAATTCCCCCAACTCATGTTAGGTGTATCAAGAAAATCATTTTTAGGTAACGTACTTGGAAATTTACCGACAACAGAAAGAGAATTTGCAACTTTAGCCTGCGAACTTCACTTGTTAAAAAATAAAATCCCTTTCATTCGAACGCATAACGTACTCAAGTTGAGACAAGCAGAAAAAATTTGGAATTTATGCCAAGGAAAGGAGTAA